GCAAACGGTTATTTCAACATTTGTGATTTTAATTACGGCCGAGTTTCTGCCTAAAGTTTTTTTTCAGATTTATGCCAATACCTTAGTTAAAGCGCTTGCGGTACCAGCATACTTTTTTTATATGCTGTTTACGTTCATCTCAGAATTTGTTATCTGGATTTCCGATTTGATTTTGAAAACATTTTTTAAAACTGATGGCGACCAAATTCAAATGGCATTTACAAAAGTAGAACTGGGAAATTACATTAGCGAACAAATGGAAGCGATTGAAGAGCACGATGAGGTAGATAGTGAAATTCAGATTTTTCAAAATGCCTTAGAGTTTTCCGAAGTAAAGGCACGAGAAGTTATGATTCCGCGTACCGAAATAATCGCCGTTGAAATTAATGATTCCGTAAAGTCTCTTAACACACTATTTACTGAAACTGGACGTACTAAAATTTTAGTCTATAAAGATACGATTGACGATATTTTAGGTTACGTACATTCGTTTGAATTGTTTAAAAAAGCGAAAAACATTCGGGCTATGTTAACGCCTGTAGAGTTCGTGCCCGAAACGGTACTCATTAAGGATGTGCTTAGCGTGCTCACTAAAAAACGACGTAGCATTGCCGTGGTTTTGGATGAATACGGCGGAACATCTGGAATTATGACCGTTGAGGATATTATTGAAGAACTTTTTGGGGAAATTGAAGATGAACACGATTCTGACGACTCCATTGAGGAAAAAGTTGATAACGAAACCTATCACTTTTCGGCACGTTTGGAAGTCGATTACCTTAACGAAACCTATAAAATAAATTTACCCGAAGGCGAGAATTACGAAACTTTAGGAGGGCTTATAGTTAATCATACCGAAGAAATTCCAGCTCAAAACGACGTACTTAAAATTGATAATTTTCAGTTTAAAATATTGGCGGTTTCCAATACCAAAATAGATTTAGTAGAGCTTAAACTTGTTGAAGAAGATTAAAAGTTTAAACTATATATTGGGTCTAAAGCCTTTGCGTTTCAACTTCAGTTTTACTATCAAAAAAATTTAAAGGCCACAATAAACAAATAACCCTTTTATTATTAAATAGAAAATGGTATTTTCGCGCACGATATTTTTGTCGGTTATTGTGTAATTGACACCAACTTAACAACAAATCCCAGCTTTGGGTAATTAAAAAATTTAATTTACAAATGGCAGTTTTAAATAAGATAAGACAACGTTCACTATTCTTAATATTAATTATAGCCTTGGCGCTATTCTCTTTTGTTTTGGCAGATTTGTTTAGAAACAGCGATGCTCTAATGTCGAAGTCGCAAAATGTGGTAGCGACCATTAACGGAAAAG
This genomic stretch from Flavobacteriaceae bacterium GSB9 harbors:
- a CDS encoding hemolysin family protein gives rise to the protein MSVYVIIIIASLILSAFFSGMEIAYVSSNKIHIEIEKKQDGLLAKALRKLTARPSKFITTMLIGNNIALVVYGFFMGDVLVSWFQSMLPTQSAFLNYLLNDLSLLSQTVISTFVILITAEFLPKVFFQIYANTLVKALAVPAYFFYMLFTFISEFVIWISDLILKTFFKTDGDQIQMAFTKVELGNYISEQMEAIEEHDEVDSEIQIFQNALEFSEVKAREVMIPRTEIIAVEINDSVKSLNTLFTETGRTKILVYKDTIDDILGYVHSFELFKKAKNIRAMLTPVEFVPETVLIKDVLSVLTKKRRSIAVVLDEYGGTSGIMTVEDIIEELFGEIEDEHDSDDSIEEKVDNETYHFSARLEVDYLNETYKINLPEGENYETLGGLIVNHTEEIPAQNDVLKIDNFQFKILAVSNTKIDLVELKLVEED